In the genome of Methylococcus sp. EFPC2, the window GGCGAGCCACGCGGTGGATACGTCGCTCGCGAATGCGGTGGACGAGTTTCAGCGCAAGCTGATCCTCGCAACCCTGCACGATAGCGGCAACCGGTGGGCCGAAACCGCGCGCCGCCTGGGCCTCGACCGGGGCAATCTGCATCGCCTCGCCAAGCGCCTGGGCATCAAACAAGCGGTACGTATCGTCTGAAGGCTTAAACCATGCGCGCAGTTTGGCTAGAACGACAAAAACTCTTCCCTCGGGACGATCTGCCGCCGCCCCGCATGGACGACGGCGAAGCCTTGCTACGGGTTCGCTTGGCCGGTATCTGCGGCACCGACCTCCAACTCCTGCGCGGCTATTACCCCTATGCCGGCATCCCCGGACACGAATTCGTCGGCGAGGTCGTCGAGGCATCCGATGAGTCCTGGATCGGACGGCGGGTCGTCGGCGACATCAACGTCGCCTGCGGGCAGTGCCCAGCTTGCCGAAGCGACCGGGCCCGCCATTGCGAACGGCGCAGCGTGCTCGGTATCCGCGACCGGGCGGGAGCCTTCGCCGAATACCTCACGCTGCCCCTGGACAACCTGCACCGGGTGCCCGACAACGTGCCGGACGAGGCAGCCGTTTTCGCCGAGCCCCTGGCCGCGGCGCTGGAAATTCAGGAGCAGACCCCGATTCATCCCGGCGACCGCGTGCTGGTGGTCGGCGCCGGACGGCTGGGCCAGCTGATCGCGCAAACCCTGGCCTTGACCGGCTGCGACTTGCGCGTCGTCGCGCGGCATAGCCGGCAACGCGAAATTCTCGCGTTGTCCGGCATATCGACCGTTATGGAAAGCGAAGTGGCATCGCGGCAGTTCGACATAGTCGTCGAGGCCAGCGGTTCGCCAACCGGCTTCGAACTGGCGCGCCGGGCCGTTCGGCCCCAGGGAACATTGATACTGAAATCGACCTATGCCGGTGAGCTAACGCTGAACTTGTCCTCACTGGTGGTCGACGAGTTGACCCTGGTGGGTTCGCGCTGCGGCCCCATCGATGCGGCATTGCGGCTGCTGGGAAAACAGGCGGTCGACCCGGCCCCGCTGATCGAATGCCGATATCCCTTGAGCGCCGCCTTGGCGGCATTCGAGCACGCCGCCCGGCCCGGCGTGCTCAAGGTGCTGCTGGAACCGTAATCCCCTACAAATCCTCGCGTTGTACGATACTGCCGCTGCCCCTACCATCGAAGTCTCAATACCGACAACCTTCATAACAGAGGAATTATGCGCAGCTTACTGTTGACCATCGCCGCCTCCACCTTCGGGGCACTCTCGCAACCCGTCCTGGCTTCCGAGCTCAAGGTGGAAGTTCTAAAGCTGGACTCGACCGGCACCGGCGCCTCCCTGGGTTACGTGTCCATCGCCGAAGGCGACCAGGGCCTGGTGTTCAAACCGGCGCTCAACGGCCTGGCTCCCGGCCTGCACGGCTTTCATGTGCACGAACTGCCCAATTGCGCGTCCGGGGAGAAGGACGGCAAGACGGTTGCCGGCCTGGCCGCCGGCAATCACTTCGACCCCGCCGCCACGGGCCGCCATGCGGGACCGGCCGGCGACGGCCACCTGGGCGATTTACCGGTACTGAGCGTAAGTGACGACGGCAGCGCCAGTGACGCGGTGACAGCGCCCCGCTTGAAACTCGCGGATGTCCAGGGTAAGTCCCTGATCATCCATGCGGAAAACGACAACTACGCCGACAAGCTGGGCGGCGCCCGCATCGCTTGCGGAGTGATACGCTAAAGGTTTCCGTCCCTACGAGCCCCGCCGTGTAGCGCGGCGGGGCTCTCTCCGCCGCCGTGCGACCCGGCGGACGTCATGCACCCCGGGCCGACCGGCGCCCAGTCTCCAATGCAAACAGCGGCAGAAATCGCTCGGCCGCGATTCGGGGATCATCTGCGCCGAAAACGGCATCGATGACTGCCAGCAGACCGGCTCCGGCTTCCAGCAACGCTCCGCCGTTGGCCGGCGTAATGCCGCCGATGGCCACAATGGGTAAATTCAGCCTCAGCCTCGCCGCACGCAGGGTTTCGAGACGGGCCAGGGGAGCACCGGGCTTGCTGAGGGACGGAAAGAAGCGGCCGAAAGCGACGTAGCTCGCACCTTCGCGCTCCGCTTCGATAGCCCTGTCGACGGAGTCGTAACACGAGACCCCCAGGATCGCACCGGCCCCCAGGCGGGCTCGGGCGGCGGCGAGCGAACCGTCGTCCCGGCCCAGATGTACGCCGTCCGCACCGATCTCGGCGGCCAGTTCCACGTCGTCGTTAATGATGAGCGGAACCCCGGCGGCGCGGCATGCGTCCAGCACCAATCGAGCTTCGGTGAGACGGTCGCGGGGCGTTTTCACCCGGTATTGGATCACCGCCGCCCCACCCCGCAGGGCGTCACGCACGGACGCGACCAATTCTTCCGGGGTGTTGTGCTTATCGGCCGTGATCGCGTAGAGGCCGCGGGTGGGAAATATCGTGTGCATGGGAACTCGTTCGGCGGAAAGAGCGGGCACGGCCGCAGCCTGCCCGTCGAAACGGGCCTATTTCAGCACGAATCCGCCGCGACGAGCAGATCAGGCGTACAGGCTAAGCAGTCCCTGGTGCACCCGCAGGCGCGTCGTGACGGCCGAGCTGCCTTCATCAGCCGATCCGGAAACAAAGCCGTCCCGGCCGGGATAAGGCGTTTCCGACCGGCCCGAACCGGTATTCTGCTGTCCGAAGGCGAATTGAGCGGCGCGCGGGTCGCGCTGATCGCCGGGATTGTACTGGCTGACGCCGACGTCCCGCACATCGAGTTGTTGGGCACCCAGCATTTCACGCAATTTGGGCAGGGCCGACTCCACCGCATCGCGCACCGCCGACTGGTGCGTCAGGAATTGGACGCTGGTCTGCTGGTCCTGGTTCAGCTCGATGCGCACCTCCAAGGGGCCGAGATGCGCCGGGTTGAGCTTCAGCTCCGCGGACTGCCTCCCCTGCCCCACCATCCACAACACCCGATCTCCCAGGTCCTCAGACCAGGACGGATGCGCCATCGGGCGCTCCAGGCCGGGAGGGCTCTCCGCTCCCGCGGCACGCGACGACGCGACCTGAATCTGGGGATTGAATGCGACGGAAGCCGCCCCTGCGCCGGGTTGCGCCGTCTCGTTGACCTGCCGCGCCATGATCTGCTGGAAGCCATAGTCCTCCCCGGACGATACGCTCGGCTCCTTGCCATCGAGGGATAGCGTCCCGCCCTGCTCCGCTTGCACCTCATTCCGCAGGCCCGCGTCCTGTGCGGCACCGGCCTGCGCCACGGGAGACTCCTGGGCGGAAGCCCTTGTGCTCGCTTGAGCCGCCATTTTTTCGCCACGATTCAGCATGTCGAGCACGGCATAGGCCAAGTTTCCCGCATCGGCGTGCTCGTATTCGTCGGTCGCCGCCTGAGCCTTCGCCGCTAGAT includes:
- a CDS encoding flagellar hook-length control protein FliK translates to MSTEIATLLPAAPVGSSGLGGAQAGADPQAFLRALLQQLQGLGGEPGAADTAPAVPDGSGSETPEDLLSAIMDQLKNLLNGAARTAQDGKEAVGDGKSLPDASTVGELAPTDPASLAGMAEWLAQFINAPQTTVSAQPVGGEGAAALASSAAGGGDLAAKAQAATDEYEHADAGNLAYAVLDMLNRGEKMAAQASTRASAQESPVAQAGAAQDAGLRNEVQAEQGGTLSLDGKEPSVSSGEDYGFQQIMARQVNETAQPGAGAASVAFNPQIQVASSRAAGAESPPGLERPMAHPSWSEDLGDRVLWMVGQGRQSAELKLNPAHLGPLEVRIELNQDQQTSVQFLTHQSAVRDAVESALPKLREMLGAQQLDVRDVGVSQYNPGDQRDPRAAQFAFGQQNTGSGRSETPYPGRDGFVSGSADEGSSAVTTRLRVHQGLLSLYA
- a CDS encoding superoxide dismutase family protein, which produces MRSLLLTIAASTFGALSQPVLASELKVEVLKLDSTGTGASLGYVSIAEGDQGLVFKPALNGLAPGLHGFHVHELPNCASGEKDGKTVAGLAAGNHFDPAATGRHAGPAGDGHLGDLPVLSVSDDGSASDAVTAPRLKLADVQGKSLIIHAENDNYADKLGGARIACGVIR
- the thiE gene encoding thiamine phosphate synthase, which gives rise to MHTIFPTRGLYAITADKHNTPEELVASVRDALRGGAAVIQYRVKTPRDRLTEARLVLDACRAAGVPLIINDDVELAAEIGADGVHLGRDDGSLAAARARLGAGAILGVSCYDSVDRAIEAEREGASYVAFGRFFPSLSKPGAPLARLETLRAARLRLNLPIVAIGGITPANGGALLEAGAGLLAVIDAVFGADDPRIAAERFLPLFALETGRRSARGA
- a CDS encoding alcohol dehydrogenase catalytic domain-containing protein codes for the protein MRAVWLERQKLFPRDDLPPPRMDDGEALLRVRLAGICGTDLQLLRGYYPYAGIPGHEFVGEVVEASDESWIGRRVVGDINVACGQCPACRSDRARHCERRSVLGIRDRAGAFAEYLTLPLDNLHRVPDNVPDEAAVFAEPLAAALEIQEQTPIHPGDRVLVVGAGRLGQLIAQTLALTGCDLRVVARHSRQREILALSGISTVMESEVASRQFDIVVEASGSPTGFELARRAVRPQGTLILKSTYAGELTLNLSSLVVDELTLVGSRCGPIDAALRLLGKQAVDPAPLIECRYPLSAALAAFEHAARPGVLKVLLEP